The Populus trichocarpa isolate Nisqually-1 chromosome 2, P.trichocarpa_v4.1, whole genome shotgun sequence genome has a window encoding:
- the LOC7487796 gene encoding probable pectinesterase/pectinesterase inhibitor 7 → MASKLISLLVIAAVLPFFSSPSLANVSPSSLVSPGTLCNDTPDPSYCKSVLPKQSTNVYDSARLCVRKSLSQSRTFLNLVDKYLLRRSSLSITATRALEDCRFLANLNIEFLLSSFQTVNATSKTLPALKADDVQTLLSAILTNQETCLDGLQATSSAWSVRNGLSVPLSDDAKLYSVSLAFFTKGWVPKMKKRITWQPKSKQLAFRHGRLPFKMSARNHAIYESVSRRKLLQAENNDVEVSDIVTVRQDGQGNFTTINDAIAAAPNKTDGSNGYFMIYVTAGIYEEYVSIAKNKRYLMMVGDGINQTVITGNRSVVDGWTTFNSATFAVVGQNFVAVNITFRNTAGAVKHQAVALRSGADLSTFYSCSFEGYQDTLYTHSLRQFYRDCDIYGTVDFIFGNAAVVFQNCNLYPRLPMSGQFNAITAQGRKDPNQNTGTSIHNCNIAAADDLASSNMTVQTYLGRPWKEYSRTVYMQSSMDTSINPAGWQIWNGDFALNTSYYAEYNNTGPGSDTTNRVTWPGFHVINATDAANFTVSGFLLGNEWLPQTAVPFSSDLI, encoded by the exons ATGGCTTCTAAACTCATCTCTCTACTAGTAATAGCTGctgttcttcctttcttttcctctccatctTTAGCAAATGTCTCTCCAAGTAGTCTTGTCAGCCCTGGAACCCTTTGCAACGACACCCCAGACCCTTCCTATTGCAAATCTGTTCTCCCTAAGCAGTCTACCAATGTCTATGACTCTGCCCGACTTTGCGTCCGCAAGTCTCTATCACAATCCCGTACATTTTTGAACCTAGttgataaatatctcttacgcCGCTCCAGTTTGTCTATTACTGCAACTAGGGCTCTTGAGGATTGCCGGTTTCTAGCTAATTTAAACATAGAGTTTTTGTTGAGCTCCTTTCAAACTGTCAATGCTACTAGTAAAACTTTGCCCGCTTTGAAAGCTGATGATGTACAAACTTTGCTAAGTGCCATTCTAACAAACCAGGAAACCTGTTTAGATGGCCTGCAGGCCACATCTTCTGCCTGGAGTGTAAGGAACGGTCTCTCAGTCCCTTTGTCTGATGACGCAAAACTTTATAGTGTTTCTCTTGCTTTTTTCACCAAAGGTTGGGTTcctaaaatgaagaaaaggatcaCATGGCAGCCTAAAAGCAAGCAGCTTGCATTCAGACATGGACGATTGCCATTCAAAATGTCTGCCAGGAACCATGCAATTTACGAATCAGTCAGTAGGAGAAAGCTTCTCCAGGCAGAGAATAACGATGTAGAGGTTAGTGATATAGTGACGGTGCGTCAGGACGGACAAGGGAATTTCACAACCATCAATGATGCTATTGCTGCAGCTCCAAATAAAACCGACGGCAGTAATGGCTACTTCATGATTTATGTCACCGCTGGCATTTATGAAGAGTATGTGTCCATTGCAAAGAACAAGAGATATTTGATGATGGTAGGAGATGGCATAAATCAGACGGTGATTACTGGGAATCGTAGTGTTGTTGATGGGTGGACTACTTTCAATTCTGCTACATTTG CTGTAGTTGGACAAAACTTTGTTGCAGTGAACATAACATTCCGGAACACAGCTGGGGCAGTCAAGCATCAGGCTGTAGCTCTTCGAAGTGGAGCTGATTTGTCCACATTTTATAGTTGCAGTTTTGAAGGGTACCAGGATACCTTATACACCCATTCTCTGAGACAATTCTACAGGGATTGTGATATCTATGGTactgttgattttatatttggcAATGCTGCTGTTGTTTTCCAGAATTGCAACTTGTATCCGCGGCTACCTATGAGTGGCCAATTCAATGCCATCACTGCCCAAGGTAGAAAAGACCCGAACCAAAACACAGGCACTTCTATACACAATTGTAATATTGCAGCTGCTGACGATTTGGCTTCAAGCAATATGACGGTCCAAACATATCTTGGGAGGCCATGGAAGGAATATTCAAGAACTGTTTACATGCAAAGTTCCATGGATACATCGATAAATCCTGCTGGTTGGCAAATATGGAATGGAGATTTCGCACTCAATACATCATATTATGCAGAGTATAATAACACTGGACCGGGATCTGATACTACAAACAGGGTAACATGGCCAGGTTTCCACGTTATTAACGCCACTGATGCTGCTAATTTCACTGTCTCTGGCTTCTTGCTGGGGAATGAGTGGCTACCTCAAACAGCAGTTCCTTTCTCTAGTGACTTGATATGA